In Amycolatopsis endophytica, the following are encoded in one genomic region:
- a CDS encoding class II aldolase/adducin family protein has product MMLADERAAVCEYARRLSSDGLVVGTSGNISARSGELIAVTPTGVDYGVLTPEDIPVVSLDGSLVEGQLRPTSEMPMHLAVYTKATDPDGAPVTAVVHTHSVHATAVSTLVDEVPAVHYMLATIGPSARVAGYATYGTEELASSMLAALEGRRGCLLGNHGTITYGEGLAAAYSRAEQLEWLCHVWLLARSAGTPRVLPPWEIAHVVEKLRGYGQK; this is encoded by the coding sequence GTGATGCTGGCCGACGAACGGGCAGCGGTGTGCGAGTACGCGCGGCGGCTGTCTTCCGACGGGCTCGTGGTGGGCACGTCCGGCAACATCTCCGCGCGATCGGGCGAGCTGATCGCGGTGACGCCGACCGGGGTCGACTACGGAGTCCTGACGCCCGAGGACATCCCGGTGGTGTCACTCGACGGGTCCCTTGTGGAGGGCCAGCTCCGCCCGACGAGCGAGATGCCGATGCACCTGGCGGTGTACACGAAGGCGACCGACCCGGACGGTGCGCCGGTCACCGCGGTGGTCCACACGCACTCGGTGCACGCCACCGCGGTATCCACGTTGGTCGACGAGGTTCCCGCGGTGCACTACATGCTGGCGACCATCGGCCCATCCGCACGCGTGGCCGGCTACGCGACGTACGGCACCGAGGAGCTGGCGTCGTCGATGCTCGCCGCACTGGAGGGCCGCCGGGGTTGTCTGCTGGGCAACCACGGCACCATCACTTACGGCGAGGGGCTCGCGGCCGCGTACAGCCGGGCCGAGCAGTTGGAGTGGCTGTGCCACGTGTGGCTGCTGGCGCGTTCGGCGGGCACTCCCCGGGTGCTGCCGCCCTGGGAGATCGCCCACGTGGTCGAGAAGTTACGAGGGTACGGGCAGAAGTAG
- a CDS encoding GNAT family N-acetyltransferase: protein MLGRVEELVTHVEMASRGDLLPAPAVPGLSLDVLPAGSPLIRTTTVRIGSPYHWPSTTWSDDEWADYLTRPGLAARLFRYGTDIAGLADYLVSPSGSVEITTFGLVPEFVGKGLGGYALTLAVTEAWNLTPNVRRVWLHTSNLDHPHALPNYEHRGFRRFRTTQGQR, encoded by the coding sequence ATGCTGGGCCGTGTGGAAGAACTCGTCACGCACGTCGAAATGGCCAGCCGTGGTGACCTGCTCCCGGCCCCGGCCGTCCCCGGTCTGTCACTGGATGTTCTGCCCGCCGGTTCGCCGCTGATCCGTACCACCACGGTCCGGATCGGCAGCCCGTACCACTGGCCGAGCACCACCTGGTCCGACGACGAGTGGGCGGACTACCTGACCCGCCCCGGACTCGCCGCCCGCCTCTTCCGGTACGGCACGGACATCGCCGGCCTGGCGGACTACCTGGTGTCCCCGTCGGGCTCCGTGGAGATCACCACGTTCGGCCTCGTACCGGAATTCGTGGGCAAGGGCCTCGGCGGCTACGCACTGACCCTGGCGGTCACCGAGGCATGGAACCTCACCCCGAACGTCCGCCGAGTCTGGCTGCACACCTCGAACCTCGACCACCCGCACGCGCTGCCGAACTACGAGCACCGCGGCTTCCGGCGGTTCCGCACCACCCAGGGACAGCGCTAG